From the genome of Amycolatopsis sp. NBC_01488, one region includes:
- a CDS encoding calcium:proton antiporter gives MVAALRSFLTSWTSVTPVLGVVVLALAWGRDLGPVFVAVVAIALGATVLAAVHHAEVVAHRVGEPFGSLVLAVAVTVIEVALIVTMMVSGGPEAGSLARDTVFAAVMITTNGIVGISLLAGARRYGVTLFNPEGSGAALATVATLAALSLVLPTFTSSTPGPAFSPAQLAFAAVASLALYGTFVLTQTVRHRDFFLPVAADGEVKEDDHADPPSNRAALGSLALLLVALVAVVGLAKVESPAIESGVRAAGFPQSFVGVVIALLVLLPETLAATRAARRDRMQISLNLAYGSAIASIGLTIPAIALASVWLPVQLLLGLGSTQIVLLALTVVVSVLTVVPGRATRLQGGVHLVLLAGFLVLAVNP, from the coding sequence TCGGCGTGGTCGTGCTGGCGCTGGCCTGGGGCCGCGACCTCGGCCCGGTCTTCGTGGCGGTCGTCGCGATCGCGCTGGGCGCGACCGTGCTGGCCGCGGTGCACCACGCGGAGGTCGTCGCGCACCGCGTCGGCGAGCCGTTCGGATCGCTCGTGCTCGCGGTCGCGGTCACCGTCATCGAGGTCGCGCTGATCGTCACGATGATGGTCTCCGGCGGCCCGGAAGCCGGTTCGCTGGCGCGGGACACCGTGTTCGCCGCGGTGATGATCACGACCAACGGCATCGTCGGCATCTCGCTGCTCGCCGGCGCACGCCGCTACGGCGTCACGCTGTTCAACCCCGAAGGCAGCGGCGCCGCGCTCGCCACGGTCGCGACGCTGGCCGCACTGAGCCTCGTGCTGCCGACGTTCACCTCCAGCACCCCCGGTCCGGCGTTCTCCCCGGCGCAGCTGGCCTTCGCGGCGGTCGCGTCGCTGGCGCTGTACGGCACTTTCGTGCTGACGCAGACCGTGCGCCACCGCGACTTCTTCCTCCCGGTGGCCGCCGACGGCGAGGTCAAGGAGGACGACCACGCCGACCCGCCGTCCAACCGGGCCGCGCTGGGCAGCCTCGCGCTCCTGCTGGTGGCACTGGTCGCGGTGGTCGGGCTGGCCAAGGTCGAGTCCCCGGCGATCGAGTCGGGCGTGCGCGCGGCCGGGTTCCCGCAGTCGTTCGTCGGCGTCGTGATCGCGTTGCTCGTCCTGCTGCCGGAGACCCTCGCGGCCACGCGCGCGGCCCGGCGCGACCGGATGCAGATCAGTCTCAACCTCGCCTACGGCTCGGCGATCGCGAGCATCGGCCTGACCATCCCGGCGATCGCGCTGGCGTCGGTGTGGCTGCCGGTCCAGCTGCTGCTGGGCCTGGGTTCGACGCAGATCGTGCTGCTGGCGCTGACCGTCGTGGTGAGCGTCCTGACGGTGGTCCCCGGCCGGGCGACGCGCCTGCAGGGCGGCGTGCACCTGGTGCTGCTGGCGGGTTTCCTGGTGCTGGCCGTCAACCCTTGA